Proteins encoded by one window of Dreissena polymorpha isolate Duluth1 chromosome 11, UMN_Dpol_1.0, whole genome shotgun sequence:
- the LOC127851647 gene encoding uncharacterized protein LOC127851647, translating to MKNGHVFTACTILIGLVTAQVPAGNEAELRTMVKTVLEQNRQLILQNNRLQQMWTGMRQICEAVSIQTCDCGNNTGGSSTPSGEFIQTLTTAEPLPEVPEGPDPLRILNISTTAGPKGSDTVKISVGYAGSPQHTTEWIGLRQNGGMWRTSGKRTSSSENNYTFFSDVTIDDLSNMRNLFFRLYNDDESLNMRVNMNETSKNQTHVVTQPTADYLTVNTTVKAAQDLDLKIPAVLVQDPTEVDQLAYAEVFFTGLNTSASPPAIFEIMHFNSEGLGLSLTKRTNTTSNLEIVLRKDYAQYGGILTIRLPYRNTVGGLVEEFYYGPFVKVLAPGDDSVVLPNTIGVFPLSRQIIVFPPTQTMICAAMGNPRPEVSILKVANGDARPVPLETVILDSSMNMVVHSFKAADPANTDGRYICRATNGNQTIDAPTEVLVLRAARFSAERTGVMQNSTDRVVISCQASGRPRPALELRLYDDYGPDLVSSGLYKVWKSDPNANTSRVTLTLTPVDDVDVHTLYCVANQGGSGGSYSVSSKIEIYPGQQRSNNTELYSRLREA from the exons ATGTGGACGGGTATGCGGCAGATTTGTGAGGCGGTCAGTATTCAGACCTGTGACTGTGGAAACAACACAGGTGGCAGCTCCACTCCGTCTGGAGAG TTTATTCAAACGCTGACCACCGCTGAGCCGCTGCCGGAAGTGCCGGAAGGACCCGATCCACTGCGCATACTCAACATCAGCACTACTGCCGGTCCGAAAGGGAGCGACACCGTGAAGATTTCCGTTGGGTACGCTGGTTCCCCGCAACATACGACAGAATGGATCGGTCTGCGACAGAACGGGGGAATGTGGCGTACAT CCGGAAAGCGGACGTCCAGCTCAGAAAACAACTACACATTTTTCTCTGACGTCACAATCGATGACCTCAGCAACATGCGTAATCTCTTCTTCCGGCTTTACAACGATGATGAGAGTCTCAATATGCGCGTGAACATGAACGAGACTTCGAAGAACCAAACGCACGTGGTCACCCAGCCAACGGCTGACTACCTCACCGTGAACACGACCGTGAAGGCTGCGCAGGACTTAG ATCTCAAGATCCCGGCGGTGCTTGTCCAAGACCCCACTGAGGTGGACCAGCTGGCCTATGCTGAGGTCTTCTTCACCGGTCTCAACACTTCCGCCAGTCCGCCAGCCATCTTTGAAATCATGCACTTTAATTCAGAAGGCCTCGGACTCTCGCTCACAAAACGCACTAACACTACCTCCAATTTAGAGATCGTACTTCGAAAGGATTACGCGCAGTATGGCGGCATCCTCACCATCCGCCTTCCTTACCGAAACACCGTCGGCGGTCTGGTTGAAGAGTTTTATTACGGCCCGTTCGTGAAAGTGCTGGCACCCGGAGATGATAGTGTAGTGTTGCCTAACACAATCGGCGTTTTCCCGCTCAGCCGTCAAATTATCGTGTTCCCACCGACGCAGACGATGATCTGCGCTGCCATGGGAAACCCCAGACCGGAAGTGAGCATTCTGAAGGTGGCCAACGGCG ATGCCCGACCTGTTCCTTTGGAGACGGTGATACTTGACAGCTCAATGAATATGGTTGTGCACTCATTTAAAGCCGCGGACCCTGCAAATACCGACGGCAGATATATTTGCAG GGCCACCAATGGGAACCAGACAATAGACGCTCCGACGGAAGTGCTGGTTTTGCGTGCGGCTCGCTTCAGCGCTGAGCGGACCGGCGTTATGCAGAACTCCACGGATCGTGTCGTTATTTCCTGCCAGGCAAGCGGCCGGCCTCGCCCTGCCCTGGAGCTGCGACTGTATGACGACTATGGACCAGATCTTGTCAGTTCCGGTCTCTACAAG GTGTGGAAATCGGATCCCAACGCCAACACGTCTCGGGTGACGTTAACGCTGACTCCCGTCGACGACGTTGACGTCCACACGCTCTACTGCGTCGCCAACCAGGGAGGGTCAGGCGGCAGCTACTCAGTGTCGAGCAAGATAGAAATCTACCCGGGCCAACAGAGGTCCAATAACACGGAGTTGTACTCAAGACTTAGGGAAGCTTAA
- the LOC127851349 gene encoding uncharacterized protein LOC127851349 isoform X1: MVAQGLNFVATLVLVQNIIQSVSANNFVCASTFNSVIDACPSERTTRITDIASIVIDTDSADNDTTECLCLVSPIISGSRTQIQISFATGSPTENRTIILPDGNSLLKGASSLIFSEPPWLLNYTSKDGTTLLPSCFQLEASIGRFRVECSTSVDMLHSAQHRNESYYSNNRDETTHTTTMHANEQNTSVTMTTSVDVKESSRDRNTDVVALAVCVTVIPVALGMAVVVVLLARRKKITKSKAITANTANTGADYYDLHEINDEKNNEKPSTTMKENAID; encoded by the exons ATGGTTGCTCAGGGACTTAATTTCGTTGCGACTTTGGTTTTAGTTCAAAACATCATTC AGAGCGTTTCCGCCAACAATTTTGTATGTGCGTCAACTTTTAACAGCGTAATAG ACGCATGTCCTAGTGAAAGAACAACTCGTATCACCGACATAGCCAGTATTGTCATAGATACCGACTCGGCAGACAATGACACAACCGAATGCCTTTGCTTGGTGTCGCCAATCATATCTGGTTCAAGGACTCAAATACAAATTTCCTTCGCCACCGGATCGCCAACCGAGAACAGAACAATAATTCTCCCTGATGGGAACTCGCTGTTAAAAGGGGCTAGTAGCTTGATTTTCAGTGAACCACCGTGGTTGTTGAATTACACCAGCAAAGACGGAACAACACTGTTACCATCATGTTTCCAATTGGAAG CTTCTATCGGACGATTCCGTGTCGAATGTTCAACCAGTGTGGACATGCTTCACTCGGCCCAGCACAGAAATGAGTCATATTATTCAAACAACAGAGACGAAACGACTCATACAACAACAATGCATGCGAATGAACAGAACACATCAGTTACCATGACTACGAGTGTGGATGTGAAAGAAAGTTCAAGAGACAGAAATACCG ATGTTGTTGCATTAGCAGTCTGCGTAACTGTGATTCCAGTTGCACTTGGCATGGCAGTTGTTGTGGTACTCCTGGCACGCAG AAAGAAAATCACGAAGTCCAAGGCAATAACTGCGAACACTGCGAACACTGGAGCTGATTACTATGATCTTCACGAAATCAACGATGAGAAAAACAATGAGAAACCCAGTACTACTATGAAGGAAAATGCAATCGATTGA
- the LOC127851349 gene encoding uncharacterized protein LOC127851349 isoform X2, whose amino-acid sequence MVPNDGLNYALKESVSANNFVCASTFNSVIDACPSERTTRITDIASIVIDTDSADNDTTECLCLVSPIISGSRTQIQISFATGSPTENRTIILPDGNSLLKGASSLIFSEPPWLLNYTSKDGTTLLPSCFQLEASIGRFRVECSTSVDMLHSAQHRNESYYSNNRDETTHTTTMHANEQNTSVTMTTSVDVKESSRDRNTDVVALAVCVTVIPVALGMAVVVVLLARRKKITKSKAITANTANTGADYYDLHEINDEKNNEKPSTTMKENAID is encoded by the exons ATGGTCCCAAATGATGGCTTAAACTATGCCTTAAAAG AGAGCGTTTCCGCCAACAATTTTGTATGTGCGTCAACTTTTAACAGCGTAATAG ACGCATGTCCTAGTGAAAGAACAACTCGTATCACCGACATAGCCAGTATTGTCATAGATACCGACTCGGCAGACAATGACACAACCGAATGCCTTTGCTTGGTGTCGCCAATCATATCTGGTTCAAGGACTCAAATACAAATTTCCTTCGCCACCGGATCGCCAACCGAGAACAGAACAATAATTCTCCCTGATGGGAACTCGCTGTTAAAAGGGGCTAGTAGCTTGATTTTCAGTGAACCACCGTGGTTGTTGAATTACACCAGCAAAGACGGAACAACACTGTTACCATCATGTTTCCAATTGGAAG CTTCTATCGGACGATTCCGTGTCGAATGTTCAACCAGTGTGGACATGCTTCACTCGGCCCAGCACAGAAATGAGTCATATTATTCAAACAACAGAGACGAAACGACTCATACAACAACAATGCATGCGAATGAACAGAACACATCAGTTACCATGACTACGAGTGTGGATGTGAAAGAAAGTTCAAGAGACAGAAATACCG ATGTTGTTGCATTAGCAGTCTGCGTAACTGTGATTCCAGTTGCACTTGGCATGGCAGTTGTTGTGGTACTCCTGGCACGCAG AAAGAAAATCACGAAGTCCAAGGCAATAACTGCGAACACTGCGAACACTGGAGCTGATTACTATGATCTTCACGAAATCAACGATGAGAAAAACAATGAGAAACCCAGTACTACTATGAAGGAAAATGCAATCGATTGA